One part of the Marmota flaviventris isolate mMarFla1 chromosome 4, mMarFla1.hap1, whole genome shotgun sequence genome encodes these proteins:
- the Uspl1 gene encoding SUMO-specific isopeptidase USPL1 isoform X4, giving the protein MESPVFAFPLLLKIEPHIEKLFTYSFSWDFECSQCGHRYQNRCMKSLVTFTNVISEWHPLNAAHFGPCNACNSKSQIRKMVLEKVSPIFMLHFVEGLPQNDMEHYAFHFEGCLYQATSVIQYQTKNHFITWILDADGSWLECDDLKGPCAERHEKFEVPASEIHIVIWERKSSYVTDKEATHLRLPKTNDKHTFGEKKPASPAWCSVGEAASAETSSATRPTHVSSVVSHAVPQDKAIAHEDRDEKTLIDDIILPLTLKGTIQKTAPDFPINSKVLPSKNKSVTENIGLGKANTLPSQESLTASSASSPRKEKLTQAQFVDLSFPSQVVNVNTQSVQPNSGDTSITTSMNSIHSTSHVQGMKSVEIEKETELKQFLPPKIEKIKPEQLATSQVSNLKKNTVADSQTVIAKSSQNQPPKENQKKPFVGSWVKGLLSRGASFMPPCVSAHNRNTVTDLQPSVKGANNFGGFKTKGLNQKANRLSKKARKSADKSPPVCSPLPGPLPSGTTAVHPHTGGNSTSELLKKCESASQGVHLSHDSHRNENGVSSANHGDSVEGQIHKLRLKLLKKLKAKKRKLAALTSSLQSETLPSENLEPVPHCGSPNDCESIEDLLNELQYQIDIADNKSGCTTIPVSSYSGQTHEEILAELLSPTTISTELSENGETDFRYLEMGDNPFPVPSELNDVPQNTHLKQDHNYCSPTKGNQCEVHPDSLTNNASLRTSNLESPMKTDIFDEFFSTSALNSLANDTLDLPHFDEYLFEN; this is encoded by the exons gtgTATGAAGAGTTTGGTCACCTTTACAAATGTCATCTCTGAGTGGCACCCACTTAATGCTGCCCATTTTGGCCCATGTAATGCTTGCAACAGTAaatcacaaataagaaaaatggtaTTGGAAAA AGTATCTCCCATATTCATGTTGCACTTCGTAGAAGGCTTACCACAGAATGACATGGAGCACTATGCATTTCATTTTGAGGGCTGTCTTTATCAAGCAACATCCGTAATTCAGTACCAAACAAAGAATCATTTTATAACTTGGATTTTAGATGCTGATG GAAGTTGGCTAGAATGTGATGACTTAAAAGGTCCGTGTGCTGAAAGGCATGAGAAATTTGAAGTTCCTGCTTCAGAGATACATATTGTTATTTGGGAAAGAAAATCATCCTATGTGACAGATAAGGAAGCTACCCACCTTCGCCTTCCGAAGACTAATGACAAGCACACTTTTGGTGAGAAGAAACCAGCATCTCCAGCATGGTGTTCTGTGGGTGAGGCTGCCTCAGCAGAAACGTCCTCAGCGACTCGCCCTACACATGTATCATCAGTTGTTTCTCATGCTGTTCCACAGGACAAAGCTATAGCTCATGAAGATCGGGATGAAAAAACTTTGATTGACGATATTATTTTACCTTTGACACTTAAAGGAACTATCCAGAAAACTGCCCCAGATTTCCCCATTAACTCCAAAGTTCTCCCATCAAAAAACAAATCTGTGACAGAAAATATAGGGCTTGGCAAAGCAAATACTTTGCCATCTCAAGAATCACTAACGGCTTCTTCAGCATCTAGTCCACGTAAAGAAAAGCTTACCCAAGCGCAATTTGTGGATTTAAGCTTTCCATCACAAGTTGTAAATGTGAACACACAGTCAGTGCAGCCAAATTCAGGAGATACATCAATTACCACGTCTATGAACAGTATTCATTCTACTAGTCATGTACAGGGAATGAAGTCAGTAGAAATTGAGAAGGAGACTGAGTTAAAACAGTTTCTTCCaccaaaaattgagaaaataaaaccgGAACAACTTGCTACATCTCAGGTATCTAATTTGAAGAAAAACACTGTAGCAGATTCTCAAACCGTAATAGCCAAGTCATCACAGAATCAGCCtccaaaagaaaatcagaagaaacCATTTGTGGGAAGTTGGGTTAAAGGCCTGTTAAGCAGAGGTGCTTCTTTTATGCCACCTTGTGTTTCAGCTCATAATAGAAACACTGTAACTGATTTGCAGCCATCAGTTAAAGGGGCAAATAATTTTGGTGGATTTAAAACTAAAGGTCTAAACCAAAAAGCTAACCGGTTATCTAAGAAAGCTCGAAAGAGTGCAGATAAGTCTCCTCCAGTCTGCAGTCCTCTACCAGGTCCTCTGCCATCAGGTACCACAGCTGTTCATCCGCACACTGGTGGGAACAGCACTTCAGAACTTCTGAAGAAGTGTGAAAGTGCTTCCCAGGGAGTTCACCTCAGCCATGATtctcacagaaatgaaaatggtGTTTCTTCAGCAAACCATGGAGACTCAGTTGAAGGTCAGATTCATAAACTTCGTCTCAAACTTCTTAAAAAGCTAAAGGCAAAAAAGAGGAAATTAGCTGCTCTTACGTCTTCCCTTCAAAGTGAAACACTTCCAAGTGAAAATTTAGAACCCGTGCCCCATTGTGGGTCTCCAAATGACTGTGAATCAATAGAAGACTTGTTAAATGAACTACAGTATCAAATTGATATTGCAGATAATAAATCTGGATGTACCACTATTCCTGTTTCCTCCTATAGTGGTCAAACTCATGAAGAAATTTTAGCAGAATTATTGTCCCCTACAACTATTTCAACAGAGCTCTCAGAAAATGGGGAAACTGACTTCAGATATTTGGAAATGGGAGATAACCCCTTTCCAGTACCCAGTGAATTAAATGATGTTCCCCAGAACACACATCTGAAACAGGACCATAATTATTGCAGCCCTACCAAGGGAAATCAATGTGAAGTTCATCCAGACTCACTAACGAATAATGCCTCCCTAAGAACCTCAAACTTGGAGAGTCCCATGAAGACTGATATTTTCGATGAGTTTTTTTCCACTTCAGCATTAAATTCTTTAGCAAATGACACATTAGACTTACCTCATTTTGATGAATATCTGTTTGAGAATTGA